Below is a window of Gossypium hirsutum isolate 1008001.06 chromosome A12, Gossypium_hirsutum_v2.1, whole genome shotgun sequence DNA.
ACCACCTATATGTGCAAAAGATAAATAGTGTTTTTTGAGGCATAAAGCACAGCATTTGAGAACTAAAGTGAACAAGTTTGTAGCAAGAGAACAACTTTATGCAACTAAATCGATGTTAACCCCCGCCCCCAATTTTCATACTAACCACGATTTTTCCAACAACCACATAAAAATCTTACCTTTTGCTAgacaaaatagagaaaaaaaaaagggtagaAACCCAAGAGAGGGAAGGGAATACCAGTTAGAAGTGGAAGGCCTAAGCAAGAGAGTCTGAAGAGAGAAAGAGCCCAAGTCTTTCTGAGAAGGAGGAGATACTGAAGGAATGATACCCAAAGGGAAGCCATTTCTGAGAAATGAAAGCTGCTGAATTCGAAGGGCTTTGCTGGCTCGAGCTCCATCTAAAGGAAAAGGCTCACCTGGAACTGACTTGGCCGAGCCATCCAAAGTCTGTGGGGAGGATATGCTCTGATCCCAAAATGCAGAGTCTATTGCCGATTCCAGGTTCGCCATTTTTGGCTAAACTTTTGCGCTTGACTACTTGGGGTTGGAGGTTTGGTGTTTTGCCTTATCTGAGCTGTTTTTGTGGCATTTTGAGATGATGAGAGTACATAAAAGGGTTTTTGGGGTGTTTTGGCCTTATGTTTAGCGCTTTGAGGAAGGGTTATAATTTCAAGGTGAGTAAGGGTTTAAGGGCGTTTTTGCTTCTGTTTCTGTTTAAGATGCTGGCCCAGCAAAGCTTCTTATTCTggaaattcaatttcatttttggtaaaagaaaaatatgcctcaatattttgttatatagtaattaaattgCTAGTCAACAATTCATCATATCCCCTACTACATGTTTATCATTctaaatatttgaatatttgtgCTACTTTTTTAGGATTTGGATGATATTtgaatttagatattttaattatgaGAGTTGAGTTGCTAATATTcgaatctattttattttttttataaaaatgatgtTTCAATTAGACCTGATTATGGCCGGATCGGGTCAATGCAAAATTTTAGATTCATTTTTTAGACCTTGACTTGGCTCGAAAAATAGAGCTAAATTTTGCCCCAAGTCTAGTCCAAATAAAAAATGCTAAACCCAAGCCTAATCCAACTTACCCATATTagatttgtttttatataaaaacaaatttaaaaaatataatacatcaaatacactacaaatattaaaataaatgttttccaacaaattaaaaaaatattaaaaaaagttttatacttaaataacactaagataataATTGCAACTTATCaagcaaataataacaaaaaataataaacaagaattatataatattcaaataataataacaaactagtagcaatataataataGATGAcagcaaaacaacaacaaataacAGTGAAAATATAAGGCAAATTTGGGTCGGACCTAAGCAAAAAATTTTACCTGAAGTCCATctcgtttagaaaatgggttatatttttttgtctaaattcatttttcagatttataattttttctctAAATCCTTCTATTTTTATGACAACTTTGAGCCCAAATGAGTGATCTGGTCCATGTAACAAATGTGTCCGAGGGAATTATTTTAGAGCAGTGGAAACAGGGAGGACATGAGTGATGTTGGTATGCATTGAGTGGTTGTCTTGAGGCAGAAAGAAGCCTCATTAATAATGAGTTCCAAAATGTCCATCGTGGGAACCATATTCAATGGCTCCGAACATACAGCAGGTAATGTTGTAAGAGATGATGGCTATGGGGTGGGACTGTGGCAAATTTGGGTGGACCTTCCCGGAAAGAAATAAGCATAGCACCATCCTTGTGAATaaccttgattttattttattatcatataaAGTTTAGTGCATTAGACAATTTTACATTCTTTAAGGTAAAATTGTTAAACACATTTgtctgttttgttttattatcatataaataaaacatgtattatttcttttaaaaacaaaataaaatgttttaaaaaaattaatttataatttatgaaataaatagtAATGTCTGGAGATCATTTTCGCGTCTCTCTCAATCACCATGGCTCCTATTTCAGCTCTGGCGAAATACAAGCTGGTTTTCTTGGGGGATCAATCTGTGGGGAAGACCAGTATCATCAGTCGCTTCATGTATGATAAATTCGATAACAATTACCaggtgtttttctttctttttattatactCCTCTCATTGCCCTTTCATGTATTTTTACGATCCGCCTTGGATCTGATCATACCTTTATTTGGTTGCGATTTAGATTGCCTAACTTCCATGTTCTTTTAAGATCTTGTTTGCTCCCATTTCTGAAATTTGTCTCTTTTTTATTTACCAGGCTACCATTGGTATCGACTTTCTATCCAAAACAATGTACCTTGAAGATCGAACTGTTCGATTGCAGCTTTGGTGAGTCTGTTATTGTTCATCTTAACCTATTGTATTTTCAACTTTTATGGGTTTATCTTAACTTAGCGTGCTAATGTATACCCACTTTAGATTCTGCCTCTTTTTCCTTGTATGTATCAAGTATCTTGTTTTAGCATGGAATCACTATTGCTACTTGAATTTTGGATTAACTTCATAAGGTGTCATTGTgttagttggaaattttggtTTCAAATGTTTGTGGGGGATAgagttttgcttctttttttttttttttttaaagtttcatgTTTGAAAAGAGTGGCATCTTTGATCTTTATTACAGGGATACTGCAGGGCAGGAAAGGTTCAGGAGTCTTATACCAAGCTACATTAGGGATTCCTCGGTGGCAGTCATTGTCTATGATGTAGCAAGTATGGTATCATTTCACTCTGTTTTCTTCTTTCACTATCtcattgtatgtttgcttgttcAAGCTATTGTGTTTTATGCATGTTTCTGTAGGACATTGCCAATTTCTAAAATGCAATCTCGTTGATTTATTCCTGTTTAGTTAATTGTTCGTAAAAGTGGGGTGAAGTTTTACCAACttctaattttgatgatgtaGGCAGGCAGTCCTTCTTAAATACTTCAAATTGGATTGAAGAGGTGCGGGCTGAACGGGGAAGTGACGTTATCATTATGCTTGTGGGGAACAAAACAGATCTTGTGGACAAAAGGTAATGTTATTTCATCTTTATTGTTGAAGAAAATAAGATTGGTTGCCTTCCTTTCTAGTTTCCAATTGCCTCAGGCATTAGTTTGTGATCATTACTTCACTGTTGTGTATTCGGTGGCTGGTTCAACAGGCAAGTCTCGGTGGAGGAAGGAGAAGCCAAGGCTCGTGACATCAATGTTATGTTTATTGAAGCTAGTGCCAAGGCTGGTTTCAATATCAAGGTAAAGTGGTAAACAATTGGTAACCTAtcatcatgtatatatattcctagaaatattaaatttattgtaTCTGTTGCTGAAGAACATTGTTGTGCTTAGGACTGCATTGTTGTTTTGGGATAATATTGAGGAGTGACTGATGGTTTGATCAGTTTTTTTACATCTTGTTTGTGCATGCATCTCCAGTCCAACATGACAAATATTGCACCATTAGCTGATATTAAGATTTGTTTTCTCTCCTCCCCGCAGCATTGGTTAGCAATGTATTGGCTTCTCTCACTCTTTCTGTTGATCACATTTTACAGGCTCTATTTCGGAAGATTGCAGCTGCATTGCCTGGAATGGAAA
It encodes the following:
- the LOC107945588 gene encoding ras-related protein RABH1b; this translates as MAPISALAKYKLVFLGDQSVGKTSIISRFMYDKFDNNYQATIGIDFLSKTMYLEDRTVRLQLWDTAGQERFRSLIPSYIRDSSVAVIVYDVASRQSFLNTSNWIEEVRAERGSDVIIMLVGNKTDLVDKRQVSVEEGEAKARDINVMFIEASAKAGFNIKALFRKIAAALPGMETLSSTKHEDMVDVNLKSSNSNGSQSQQESGGCAC